The following proteins are encoded in a genomic region of Maribacter hydrothermalis:
- a CDS encoding PorP/SprF family type IX secretion system membrane protein, with translation MLKKSVLYLLLFVFATMKVSGQEDNPFVSYDVPAQNLLKYNRFLINPTFSTVREDKSYINLLHRNQSVQFDDNNQNYFLSYSGRISDKTGLGLSLYSQREGILSNFGVLANYAYGIKLNDKSNFTFGANVSYYQSGFDNGRASTVEEDPFLAGLQDQSLLSFQPGFNLSYGKFDVGMFAENLFDYNLKSSSSVTEFKDKTYSAHLQYTHQFENKDGIFEQARLMPLARVRKVGEEDVTLGGSLILDLPKLGWIQGGYDSFYGAAAGVGFNLNQRISLGYTMEKGLSNNFDNFGVTHEISVAYSFSPNLTEDRVMLEDDFEDDLVTNDQEPENLATNEEIAELKQKLAENDAIIEELMFRQDSIEATRQSDLERRFEMVMRMVRNETNGDRPDLEEKAKDLFMDKNSNTQVASIHNPSNAGESVSANTGVNQIQQDRVVVKANERNNLVNEKQDVAESVTKESTLLEDRFTDQVQPKDVVVANRPKAISKSVDAEETQVVQDGVKSRKFKNLPNVTDGYYVVANVYKGGRYMDSFLNTLNDDGISADYIDNPNNGLKYVYLQRFETFEDAVAAHDSKFNGKYNGAMWIMNVDNTYTNDAYVSNVNKLKKKSSKYDSDVLTSNRIVKDNVTSNDTDSKSYKIEGAGSGYYLIANVFANPNNAKRFVALLNSYGLNASYFINPKNNYRYVYLKKHDSWTHALISYYSKLNDAYNDKMWIMRVNQEQLV, from the coding sequence ATGCTAAAGAAAAGTGTTTTATATTTATTGTTATTTGTGTTTGCTACCATGAAGGTTAGCGGGCAAGAGGATAATCCGTTTGTATCATACGATGTTCCTGCCCAGAACCTTTTAAAGTATAACCGATTTTTAATCAACCCTACTTTTTCAACGGTTAGGGAAGACAAATCGTATATCAATTTATTACACCGAAACCAATCGGTACAATTTGATGATAATAATCAAAACTACTTTTTAAGCTATAGCGGACGTATAAGTGATAAAACCGGTTTAGGTCTTAGCCTTTATTCTCAAAGAGAAGGTATCTTAAGTAACTTTGGCGTGTTGGCAAACTATGCCTACGGTATTAAACTAAACGACAAAAGCAACTTTACTTTTGGTGCAAATGTTTCTTATTACCAAAGTGGATTTGATAACGGTAGAGCTTCTACTGTAGAGGAGGATCCTTTTTTAGCCGGATTGCAAGATCAAAGCCTACTATCTTTTCAACCAGGTTTCAACCTTTCATATGGCAAGTTCGATGTAGGTATGTTCGCAGAAAACCTTTTTGACTACAATTTAAAAAGTAGTTCGTCCGTAACCGAGTTTAAGGATAAAACCTATTCTGCACACTTACAATATACCCATCAGTTTGAAAATAAAGATGGAATTTTTGAACAAGCTAGGTTAATGCCTTTGGCCAGAGTTAGAAAAGTAGGTGAAGAAGATGTAACCCTAGGAGGAAGTTTAATCCTTGATCTTCCAAAATTAGGATGGATCCAAGGTGGATATGATAGTTTCTATGGGGCTGCCGCAGGTGTAGGTTTTAATCTTAACCAAAGAATTTCTTTGGGTTATACGATGGAAAAAGGATTGTCCAACAACTTTGATAACTTTGGAGTTACACATGAAATTTCCGTAGCCTATTCATTCTCTCCAAACCTTACCGAAGATAGGGTTATGTTAGAAGACGATTTTGAAGATGATTTGGTAACAAATGATCAAGAACCTGAGAATTTAGCTACGAATGAGGAAATAGCTGAGTTAAAACAAAAATTGGCTGAAAATGATGCTATTATAGAAGAATTAATGTTCCGCCAAGATTCCATAGAAGCTACTCGTCAAAGTGATCTGGAGCGACGTTTTGAAATGGTTATGCGTATGGTACGTAATGAAACCAACGGTGATAGACCCGATTTAGAAGAAAAAGCGAAGGACCTTTTTATGGATAAGAATAGTAACACACAAGTGGCATCTATCCATAACCCAAGTAATGCTGGGGAATCAGTTTCGGCCAATACGGGTGTAAACCAAATACAACAAGATAGAGTAGTTGTTAAGGCCAACGAACGAAACAACCTGGTTAATGAAAAGCAAGATGTTGCTGAATCTGTTACTAAGGAAAGTACTCTTTTAGAGGATAGGTTTACAGACCAAGTTCAACCTAAAGATGTTGTTGTAGCAAATAGACCTAAGGCTATTTCCAAATCTGTTGATGCCGAGGAAACTCAAGTAGTACAAGATGGGGTTAAAAGTAGAAAATTTAAAAACCTACCCAATGTAACCGACGGGTATTATGTAGTGGCCAATGTATATAAGGGAGGTCGGTATATGGACAGTTTTTTGAACACATTAAATGATGATGGAATTAGTGCAGATTATATTGACAATCCTAATAATGGTTTAAAATATGTATATCTACAGCGTTTTGAAACATTTGAAGATGCAGTAGCTGCTCATGATTCTAAATTTAACGGCAAGTACAATGGCGCAATGTGGATAATGAATGTCGATAATACATATACCAATGACGCTTATGTTAGCAATGTTAATAAACTCAAGAAAAAATCATCGAAATACGATAGTGATGTTTTGACATCTAACAGAATAGTAAAAGACAATGTTACCTCTAATGATACTGATTCTAAATCTTATAAGATTGAAGGTGCTGGTTCTGGATATTATTTAATTGCGAACGTATTTGCAAATCCTAATAATGCCAAAAGGTTTGTGGCGCTTTTAAATTCTTATGGTTTAAATGCAAGTTATTTTATTAATCCAAAGAACAATTATAGATATGTTTATCTTAAAAAACATGACTCTTGGACCCATGCCCTTATTTCCTATTACTCTAAATTAAATGACGCCTATAACGATAAAATGTGGATTATGCGCGTTAATCAAGAACAGCTCGTGTAG
- a CDS encoding class I SAM-dependent methyltransferase — protein MKSKQLIPKNIEVFYTKASEETRLDKGMGVFEFERIKDLIEKYISNTTLTIIDVGGGTGKYSEWLANKGHQVHLVEPVSKHLQIANKRARRLKNKFSIYLGESRKLDFQNNFADLVILHGPLYHLQRKEDRDLSIVEAKRVLKNGGIILGFAINYTASTLVGLLNGLIHKKSFFEMCKNELTTGIHNPPDDFPWLLAEAYYHKPEQLKEEFSHQDLTYLNTYAVEGMAWLDKDFFANMLNNKKRETLIQLLKITENDSYILPFSPHMMIAVKKETNGK, from the coding sequence ATGAAAAGTAAACAGTTAATACCCAAAAATATAGAGGTGTTCTATACCAAAGCATCTGAAGAAACCAGACTTGATAAAGGAATGGGAGTTTTTGAATTTGAAAGAATTAAAGATTTAATTGAAAAATATATTTCTAATACGACTTTAACGATTATAGATGTTGGCGGTGGAACTGGAAAATATTCCGAATGGCTTGCTAATAAGGGACATCAAGTGCATTTGGTAGAGCCAGTTTCTAAACATCTACAAATAGCAAACAAAAGGGCTAGGAGACTAAAGAACAAGTTCTCCATATACTTAGGTGAATCAAGAAAATTAGACTTTCAAAATAATTTTGCGGACTTAGTAATTCTTCATGGTCCTTTATATCATCTTCAAAGAAAAGAAGACAGAGATTTGAGCATAGTAGAAGCTAAACGTGTTTTAAAAAATGGCGGAATTATTTTGGGTTTTGCCATTAATTATACCGCATCAACCTTAGTAGGACTTTTAAATGGTTTAATACATAAAAAGTCCTTTTTTGAAATGTGCAAGAATGAATTGACTACCGGAATACATAATCCACCAGATGATTTTCCATGGCTATTGGCTGAGGCATATTATCACAAACCCGAACAACTAAAAGAGGAATTTTCACATCAAGATTTAACTTACTTAAACACATATGCAGTTGAGGGAATGGCTTGGCTTGATAAAGATTTCTTTGCAAACATGCTGAATAATAAAAAGAGAGAAACCTTAATTCAACTACTAAAAATCACTGAAAACGACAGCTACATTTTACCTTTTAGTCCGCATATGATGATAGCCGTAAAAAAAGAAACAAATGGAAAATAA